The Thermoplasmatales archaeon genomic interval CCAGGTATCACTATAACTTGGTTGGTGGCTTCCAGTGGTTTTTGTGGATTATATCTTCCATATTCTATCTTTGCATTTACACTATATACTCCAAGATCCCATAGCTTAGGCCGCCACGTGACGACATCATTATATTCATCTCCGGGATAAACTCCGCCGGTGGAGTTGACTCTGGTATCAGTGAGCCATCCATTTAATGTTATTGTCCCTGTGAAGTTTTGATAAGTGTTACCAGTATTTTTAAGTGTGTATCTAAATTCTCCAGGTAGTGGGGTTATGATGATGAAGGGGGTTTTGAAGTTTTCGAGTTTGAGAGATTCTTTGATGGGCCCTGGCAATCCTATAACGATAGGGACTATGACTTCTGTACCTTGCATTATAATAAATTGTGTTCCGCCGCCTTTAGATTGTGGTGTTACCTTTGGCGTTGCCTTTATAACCAAAGCACCCACCGCATCCTTGTAATCATAATTTGGGGGCACGTTAACTTCGAAATGGATATCCTTATGTTCTTTTGGTTTTAGGATGAATTGTGTTTCTTTGACTTTTATCCAATTGGCTGCACCCCCATCAAGAAGTAGAAGATGGATCTTGTCCTTTAAGATCCTTTTTTTGTCAATGGTAACATCTATTGTTTCGTTCCCAAAGTTTTCAACTGTAATCTTCCCAGAAAAATGCGTGGTATTTTTTATTTCGAAACGTGTTGGTGAAACAAGCAAATTCACAGCGGAAATAGAAGGCAACAAAAACAATAATATCAAAGTTACAACTGTTGCTTTTTTCATTGTACTTTCACCCCAAAAAAAGATAATAAGAAAGGGGAAATTTAAATTTTATGGTGTTGTTGGTGCTGTTCCACCTTCTTGGACAGCTGCATGGAATATTGTTGTTGTATAAAGTCCTGGTGGTGTTGCAAATGGTACAGTCAGGAAAAGGTCAACAGGCGCCGTAAGGTGTTGGTACTGTGATGGTGGACCCCAACCACTTAACACTTTCACGTAACTTGTTGTAAATGATGCCTTCGCGACATTTTGGCCGTAATCTGCATACTTAAGAAGATCTAATGATATACTATTAGATTCGCTTTGTAAGTCACCTGCAGCTCTTACATAGAGGTCTATGGGCACGTTGGAATATGTGTGGACTTGTTCATGAGTGTCTCCGCCTTCCCATTTTTTCTCAATATTATCTGCGAGTAAATTGCCTAGATCTATTGTGCCATTTTCTTGGCCATTCCATGTAGCTGTGATTGCAATTGTCTCAGTAACATTGGCTTGTAAAGGTTGTGTGGCTGATGATGATACTTCTGCAGTTACTGGTTGTTCATAAGTCATCCCAACAATGCACATCATTATTGCACCTAGTAATAATAATGGTGCAAAAGCCCTCATTTAAATCAACTCCCCCAAAAAATTGCTTTTCCTCACATAATAAAAAAAATTATTGTGAAAATTGTCACAATATTATAAAGTTTTCAATTCCCAAAAACAAAGGGTTATTCTCCTTATGAGCATTTCTATAGCGAAATAAACCCGCCAAAACGAACCAATCCCAAACAAACCATTAACCCCCCACAAGCACACTAAGGCCCGCCTTACCCGCCTGCCCAACCCTATGGATTAGCCGCGCCCTCGCTAGCGCTCGGCCACCCGAAAAAAATAATAGGTATGGGAATATGGGCATCATGAAGTGGGTTTAAAAAATTGTCTAAAAAGCTTATCAAGCAAAAAGGTGAAGGATGTCGCTTTTTATGATTTCAGCATGGCAAGCTTTTGGGTAACACCAGCAATATAAATGTATTTCTTTTATTTTTTCTTTTTCGGATACTTTTTTAATGTTTTTTATTGTCTGCCAATATTTCTTGTTTATAATTTTCCATGCATTGTATTTTTCTATTACGGATTCTCTTTCTTTTTCATTTTTCATAGGAAATGGGTTCCCTAAGACTTTGTTTTTTCTATCTACTCGCAGGTGAAGAACTCCATCTTTTATGAAAAGGATTCCTGAGGTTGGAAATATTGTGTTTCACAGATTTTTAATTTTAATTATCATGTGTAGTTCCCCCTAGAGGGAAAAAAGATATTATAGGGAGGGTATGATATGTTAAGTGTGAGGGGATTTCAGGTTTCACACCATTTTTTAAGTGTAAAAGTTTTCAACCTCTTATTGGAAATCCCCTTACCTCTACATTCTTTATTCAGTTTCTTCTTCGAGTTTTTTCAAGGCGATAGCCCTTTTTAGGGCCTCTTTTTTTCTGATGATCATGTTTTTTATCACGTTTTTTACTGCTGTGGTTTTCACCTTTTCTAAATCTTGTTCGAGTTCTCTTATTTCTTTTTTTAATCTTTCTATTTTATCCATATTCGGCACCTCCCCTTATACCTATAGGGGTATAACGGTATACACTACTATATGCTGTATCGTATATATAAATGTTAGTTTAGGGTTACCCTGGGGGTTTTCGCTTTTTGAATGCGTGACCTTTGCTCCGTTCCGGTCTCGCTGGGATGCGCCTTCGCTTGCGCTTCGGCGAAAAAAACAACAGTAAATGAAAAGGGGGAGTTCATGTGAAACACGGGCAGCTTTCTATGTCTTTCATTTTTTGTTGTAGGGTGGCGGGGGTTGTGAGTTGGGTTTTCGGTGTCTTATGTAACGCATTGTGGATGTATATTAGTTACATAAGATTTTTTTGATGAGTAAGGACTGCGCCTTCTTCCAATTTTGTTATTTGTGATTTGGAATGTGGAAACCGAAAAGTTTATATATAGGGTACTATATACTATATAGTAGTGGGGTAGTGGTATAGTACTACTATCCCATAAAGCGGAGGTGACGCAAAATGAGAATATCCGAAATGAAAAAAATACTAAAACAAAACGCAAAGAAAGACTACCGCCTCATTGCGGCGATAGAAGAACTCGAAAGAATAGAAAAAAGAATAAAAGATCTAAGAAACGTACTCAACGAAAAAGACATAACAAAAAACCCCTACTACGTAATAGGGACTGTGGAAGCAATATCAAGGGGGTTCGACTTATGAACTCCCCCCAAAAAACTTCTTCAAGGAATGAAGAAATGGATGAAATGGAAAAAATAAAAGAAAAACTCGCCAAAAAACTCAAAATCACCCCTGAAGTCCTACAGGCCTCTATCATATTCGCTCAACATGGAAATCTATATGGACAAGCCATAGATGAAGAAAACGATAGAGACATATGGTTCAAAGTAGGGAAAAATGGCGTTGAAATCCTCAAAATCGAATATGCCCCCTACTAAACTTTTTTCATTTGGAAGTTAGTCGTGGTAGCATCCTTCTTCTGGGTCCCAGTGTTCATATTCTGAGAAGTATTGTCCTACATCTGCGTCATAATACCAGGCTACCCAGTCGTGGGTAATTTCGTCATCGTATGTATAGTAGACTGGGCCGTATATGTGGTGGCCTGGTCCTGTTTCTGAAGTTTCGTCTGGT includes:
- a CDS encoding DUF4326 domain-containing protein codes for the protein MFPTSGILFIKDGVLHLRVDRKNKVLGNPFPMKNEKERESVIEKYNAWKIINKKYWQTIKNIKKVSEKEKIKEIHLYCWCYPKACHAEIIKSDILHLFA